TTCCCTGGCCTGAATGTACTGGCTGCTCGTCAGATTTCAGCAGTGGTGTGGCTTAAGTGGTAGTGTAAGTGACTCAGGGAGGAGGGTAGATTAGACAGATAGATGTGGAATGaaatgtattgtggaataatgtgaagGGATACATTTTAGGAGGAATAACAGAGGAAATATACACTAAATGGTGAAACTTTAAAAGAGTAGAGAGACTTGGGGTTTTAGATGTATAAAtccttaagtttaaaaaaaaaattaattcatgatgtgagcatcgctgacaaGTTCGGCATTCATTGTCTTTGCCTAGTTATCCTAGAGAAGGTGGtaggccgccgccttgaaccgctgcagtctgtgtaggTGAAAgtaatcccacattgctgttaggtaagcagttccaggattttgatccacgatgataaaggaacagcaatatatgcccaagtcagggtggtgtgactggagaggggaacttggagatgattgtgttcccatgtgcctgctgcccatggCCTTTGAGGTGGTGGTCACAGGTTTGGAAGGTGTGCCAAAGGAGCCTTGCTGACCAAATTACTAAAAGAACAGAGGGATATTTGTTCTGTGTGTGGAACATTTATTGAAGGTCTCTGAGAatgcctccctccttcctccaccccccccccccagtacaaaTGCTTGCATTTTGTTAATCACATAGTATGGTGGCACATGTAAGCCAGACTGAGTATGGTGGTAAGTTCCCTACTCTGAAAGGCATTAGTAAAACCAGTTGATTGCTTTTACAACAGACCAACAGCTTTCATGGCCACTTTCTGATGCCATCTCATAAATGACCAGATTTTGTTGCCTTCAATTTCAGAATGTCCCACAGTGGGATTTGAGCTCATTGCATGTAGGTTCCTCATTCATACCTACATTACCATACCCAGATAGGTtatgcagatttacaagggttattGGGTGGGAGTAGAATTAAAACTAGCTTTTAAAGGGTTCATGAGTAGCTTTCAGAGAGCTGgcccaggcacgatgggctgaatggccttctgcaaAATCCTCTGATGACCTAGCAGTGGGGCTTGGGTGGAAGACACAGGTGTTGATTCCTGGGACATGACCTATACATCATGGTTGTTGGGAGTAGGGGGATGAGTTGATATTCTTTCTACCAACGACCAGTGCCACAGTGGGGGAGCGGAGGATATTGAGCAGTGGGAGGCAATGGACAAGAGGTTGGGGAGTAGGACACGTGTGTTAAAGAAGGTGAAAGCGGTAATGGGATCAGATAAGAAGAGGAAGTGGGAGGTGTCAAAAAGAGAGAAAAtggcttgggggtgggggagggaaagagattgATAGAAGGGAGCTCAGATCCAGGTGGCAGCCACATGGGGCACAAGTGGCAACTTTTGTATCCAGCTTTGAGTCCCTATTCCCAGGCATCATACATGTGATTTGTTGCTGGATTTCTAAGCTTGCCTTATTCTTAAATTGTGGCACCTAGAATTGTGACCCTTTAGAAtgtagcaacattctaaagggttgaagtgtgttaaaaaggcaagcctgaaggctctgtgcctcaatgcgaggagtattcggaataaggtggacgaattaactctgcagatagcagttaatggatacgttgtggttggcatcatggagacatggctccagggtgaccaaggctgggaactcaacatttaggaaggatagacagaaaggaaaaggaggcgggttggcgttgctggttaaagaggaaattaatgcaattgtaaggaaagacattagcttggatgatgtggaatcggtatgggtggagctacggaataccaaggggcagaaaacgctagtgggagttgtgtacaggccaccaaacagtagtaatgttggggagggcatcaaacaggaaattaggggtgcatgcaataaaggtgcagcagttatcatgggtgactataatatgcatatagattgagctaaccaaactggaagcaatacggtggaggaggatttcctggagtgcataagggatggttttctagaccaaatggatacttttcagaatgacaggcagtgactagtggggtaccgcaagatctgtgctggggccccagctgtttacattgtacattaatgattgacaaggggattaaatgtagtatctccaaatttgtggatcacactaagttgggtggcagtgtgagctgcggggaggatgctatgaggctgcagagtgacttggataggttaggtgagtgggcaaatgcatggcagatgaagtgcaatgtggataaatgtgaggttatccactttggtggtaaaaacagagacagactattatctaaatggtgacattaggaaaaggggaggtgcaacgagacctgggtgtcatggtacatcagtcattgaaggttggcatgcaggtacagcaggtggttaagaaagcaaatggcatgttggccttcatagcgaggggatttgagtgcaggggcagggaggtgttactacagttgtacagggccttggtgaggccatacctggagtattgtgtacagttttggtctcctaacttgaggaaggatgttcttgctattgagggagtgcagcgaaggttcaccagactgattcctgggatgacaggactgacatatcaagaaagactggatcaactgggcttgtattcactgaagttcagaagaatgaggggacctccatagaaacgcttaaaattctgactggtttagacaggttagatgcaggaagaatgttcccaatgttggggaagtccagaaccagagaacaactttctgtggtagagaattccacaggttcaccactctctgggtgaagaagtttctcctcatctcggtcctaaatggcttaccccttatctttagactgtgacccctggttctggacttccccaacattgggaacattcttctgagagttagatgtagtccttactactagggggatcaaggggtatggtgagaaagcaggaatggggtactgaagttgcatgttcagccatgaactcattgaatggcggtgcaggctcgaagagccgaatggcctactcctgcccctattttctatgtctatataTTAAATTCTTACGTTTGCATGTGCTCTGTCAACTtttgccattataaattcctagTTATTTATAATGGAAATTTCCTATGTAAACGTCTGACATTGTAATTACAACTATTCCCCTAAGGCAGGCACACTACGAAATTGGAAATATAAAAATAACAAAATGTATGTCTTTAAATTGTGATCTGAATTTTATCTTTGCACCATGGTCTCGACTGTGCAACGGTCAGAGACCAATTAATGTTTCAAATGAGGGCTGATTAACTGCAACAGGTGTGTCCTTGCTCTTCTATTACTGCCTTTTcattgcctggagagccctgagaccagcccaggaacagaaggaaggaaggggcttcaacaccaacttctatccagagggagaggaggagaaagcagaaaactttcaacatcttttcaccattctgcaaagagttggagagagggggaaaaaccactgcCTTTTCATGACATGGATCCTAAATCTCTCCCTTTATCTACTCAACCTGCCGTCGACATTTTTAAACAGCGCTATCCTCCCTATTTTAAATTATACAACATAAAAACGTGAAAAAAACAATGTTTGGCATAAAAGACACAGATGTGAAATTATAAATACTAAGCTGCCTCCTCCACTTTACCAGGTTTCCGGTTAGGCGCTATTCGCAAGATGGTGGTAGAATAGAATTTGTCTTCGGTAAAGATTTCTGTTATAGCTACATAAATATATACGTATGTGCCGTGCTATAAGAAATAAATGGGAGATTGATGATTGATTGAGGACCCGCCACCAGTGCCCTCCGCTGCTAAGATGGCTGTCAGTAACAAACAGCGCGGCTTCCTCCCGCGGACAACGGTCACGTGGCTTGTTCCTCTTCACAGCACGTGCACAACGGAACCAAATCCCGGTCTGCGGCAGCCGGGAGACTGTTTTCGGGCGGTGCACAGGGGATAGGGTATATAAACAGCCTCTTTTCCGGTGCCTGCGTATTACTGCTGGAAGAGAGGAGGAAGCAGTGTAGTGCTCAGCCCGTGCAGAGAAGTTGgtgggagagggaaaaaaaaacCCCGCCAAAATGACTGAGGAACGAAAGCTGTTCATCGGCGGCCTAAGTTTCGACACGGACGATAATGCCCTGGAGAACTTGTTCTCCAAATACGGAGAAGTAGTTGACGCCCGGGTGATAAAGGATAAGACCACCCAGACGTCCCGGGGCTTCGGCTTCGTTACCTTCGAAAACTCGAGCGACGCCGCGGAGGCTTTGGATGCGTTAAACGGTCAGAAGTTCGACGGCCGGCAAATCCGGGTGGACCACGCGGAGAAGAAGTCGGGCGACGGCGTTTACGGTGGAGGCCGTGGCGGCGGCGGCGGTTACcgccgaggaggaggaggcggcggtgGTGGTTATAGTAACCAGTACGGCGGCGGC
This genomic stretch from Pristiophorus japonicus isolate sPriJap1 chromosome 7, sPriJap1.hap1, whole genome shotgun sequence harbors:
- the LOC139267468 gene encoding uncharacterized protein codes for the protein MTEERKLFIGGLSFDTDDNALENLFSKYGEVVDARVIKDKTTQTSRGFGFVTFENSSDAAEALDALNGQKFDGRQIRVDHAEKKSGDGVYGGGRGGGGGYRRGGGGGGGGYSNQYGGGGYGSGGGYGGGSGYGGGGYSNNYGSGGGYRNYESKGGSYRGSRGGGDRYQSR